The genomic window CTTAAAAGCCTCCTGGAAACCTCATTAATGTGGCTCATTTTAAATTGTCATCCTCACATTCTAGAAAATTGGCCTTCTATTGATGTTTTGGAAGCGTAGATGACCCTATGATGAAGTTTCTAGTTACTGGCACATGTATAAACCTAGGTACAGGTATATATTGTGTGTGAAAGGATGTCTATTTGCATTTATGGGTTGGTTTTACCCAAAAATTTGAAGGTCtttgaagacaggaagaaagtgCAAGTCTTTATTTCAGCCTAAAAGAAGGGCCCAAGTCCAAGAACTTAGAGGTTTGGCTTGGACAGGCATCCAGAAGTTAGGCTGACTATCTCAAGCTCCTGCATCTGCAAATGTGGACTGGATCAGTTGAGGACAGGCATTGTTATGACATTTTGCAATAGTCTTTACTGTCATTAACACTAGGAAAGAGTGCTTCCTTCACCATAATATGTTAAGATTTGGGGAActggaaaaacaaacaggaaaaacagagagaaaaaaattggttTGGTTACTTTAAGAACTGCTATTCTTTCATTGCCTCCAAAGTTGTGATTACATCTCTATACTGCTAATAGTTGGATCAGGCTATCACATGAATGTTATTAATCAATAATGAACAACTTTAAAATAGATCCATAGATCCAAAGAACTTGAAAGTTAATGGGGACCTTGAGAACCTTCTGGTCAAACCATATTTTTATACAGATTaaaaaactgaggcttgaagagAAGACATGATGTGTCATGGACTCACAGAGTAGAACTAGGATTCCAGAGATCTGACCTTTAGTTAACatggttcttctttttttttctcaataaacttttatttattttttttgttgttatttatttttattcaaaagaatttgTTTCTCTACCACAAAAATTAGATAACCACATCACTAAGAGCATTAATGTCCATGGAGTTACATTGATGATGGAGAGTTGGCTGGGTATTCCCAAGGTCTCAAAGGTCAtaaaggagggaaaagagaaaaagaaaaaatattcaaaacaaatccAAAACCCACGATGACTTTGGAGAGAGACATcacatgacattttctttttcttctctcattgtCAGCTGCAGATGTATTTCAGCACGATCAAGTACAATTTGACTTGAGTTAACCTTTCATACCAATTCTAGCACCTTAATTGTACCCTGACTGTTAGCAGCAATCAGCACATTGGAATCTCCATCTGGTAGTGCCCTCCAGCACACGGTACTAACAAATTCTTTTGTATCATCTCCTTTTCGGTCTTTGTCCAGAACACTTTTGACTGCATCAAACTTAAAAGTTAGCAAGGTCTTAGACAGTCCTTTATAGTACAGATAGAGAGAGCTATTTTCACTTCCACAAGCTTTATAATCTCCATTGGAAGCCAGGTCTACAAAGTTTTTTTCATTGATATGACCCTTAAAGGAACACGGAGAGTATGATTTCCCTACATTCCACAGTTTTAGCTGACTATCTGTTGAGGCAAAGACCATCTCTTCACCACTCACAAATTTTGTATAAGAGACTGCTTTTTGGTGTCCTTTGAATACCATGATTGGCTGTTCAGTGTTATGAAGATCATAGTAGTGGACACAGTGATCTGCACAGCCAAAAGCCAAATGGTATCTGAAAGAGGGGCTGAATTTAACACAGCACACATTAGCCTTCGCCTCAGTGCTTGCCACTGAGCTGTCTAGATTGGTATACCACAGCTTCACTAAGGGCAAaggacaataaaaacaaaaagagaaacaaaacatggCTCTTCTAAATCATCACACAGTTAGTCCTATTGTAGTGCATCTGGATGAATTGAATGGGCTGAGATTAGACAAGCTGAATTTTactgtaattcttatttttatgtaaagcGACTTGGTTTTTGGCAATTCATTTGTAGAATAAAGGCTTAAAATGTAGGATGGATTAATAAGTATGAGAGCCATCAGCAAGGAGAATAGGACAGCCATTGACATTCATTTTCTGGGAGGGAGCATTATTGATTGTTCTGAGCCAGGAgaggaaatgtttttcttcctggtGGAAGATCACTACCAAAGTTTCGAGGAGAAAAGTTAATTTGACCAGAATCCAATTTAGAGAACTGGATCACGAGCCAGAAAATAATCAACTAGGAAATCAAGGAAATAGGCCAGGGTGACGAGAACGTTTAACCAAGCAAGGACAGGAAGAATAGGGAGTCTTGAAATCAATCCCAAAACAGGAAGAGAATTGTAGTCAAGAGACATGGCCAAAGGGTCCCAAAGGGCAAGTTGTTTCTGCACATAAACTTGTGGTTACAGTCATATTTTGAAGCTCCTTCTTGTTCTGCATTTTTGGCTTCTAACAGTTTTAGAAACCTCCTGATGAAAGCAATTTTATGTGTTTGTGAAATCTAGTTTTCTAATTCGTTGATGCAGCATATCTTTCAAATCTTACTATCCTGAAAAATCAGATTTACACATATGAATATTGGTGAGGTTTAAGTCTATCACGGTGGGATTACAGAGTAGGGAAGAGCAAACTTAAAATGGTCCCAGACAAGTGTTTTAATGAAGCCTCCTGAGCTATACAGACTTcgtacaaaaagaaaatgaagattattTACTTCAGTCCTTTGCCTTTAGGTAAAAgaggcatttttattttccctccccattttcttttctgatctgGTAGTGATAACAAATATATTAGATGATTGAGTCAATATCCAAGAAATCTCAAATCTAAAATCATGGGCAGATAAATTAATTCACCCTAAGACATGAAGAAGTAATATTCTTTGATCAATAATGAAGCTTTAATAAACTGTATGATTTAACTTTTGGAAGACAAATGATGAATTAGTCTACTTATGACTTAATTAGGCGTTACACAGATATTTGCAGAAAAGAGGGCAAATTCTACTAATTATAGGCTTAAAAGTTTGTTCCTAggtaaaaatctcaaaaatattaaagaaatagattATGAACCTTAGAGGCTAGACTGGGTCCACTGAGACCTGGTCACACCAGACTAACTTCTTTTTCAGTAAGGTTGCAAAACTAGTCAACAAGGGAAATGCTAAAGACATAGTACATCGACATTTCAATGTTTCTAATGTGTCTGTACTTGACTAAAGATTATGCAATCCTACAAATAGAAGAACGTATGACACAATTTTATTCCAGATCTTTAAGACCTTATGAATATGAGGGCAACTGATGCTATAATTAGATAGATAATAACTAATGAATGGCCACCTCAGAAACAACtgattaatggatggatggaaaccAAGCATTTTTTCTATATGAAAGTCTTCTTGGTAGTTTCcagtttaatattttgtattagaAGAAGACTCATTGAGCCATATTATACATGGAAATTCCACAGTGTTACCCAATATGATGATAAGGGAGCTAGTATCTGAGATCCCCAAAACATGAATctctggggaaa from Macaca thibetana thibetana isolate TM-01 chromosome 15, ASM2454274v1, whole genome shotgun sequence includes these protein-coding regions:
- the LOC126937275 gene encoding E3 ubiquitin-protein ligase COP1-like; the protein is MEVEKSGPGIAECTVPSESEGLKARKLGESPIRVSVRKLGEPLVRFLKLLEAKNAEQEGASKYDLKLWYTNLDSSVASTEAKANVCCVKFSPSFRYHLAFGCADHCVHYYDLHNTEQPIMVFKGHQKAVSYTKFVSGEEMVFASTDSQLKLWNVGKSYSPCSFKGHINEKNFVDLASNGDYKACGSENSSLYLYYKGLSKTLLTFKFDAVKSVLDKDRKGDDTKEFVSTVCWRALPDGDSNVLIAANSQGTIKVLELV